One stretch of Drosophila biarmipes strain raj3 unplaced genomic scaffold, RU_DBia_V1.1 ptg000004l, whole genome shotgun sequence DNA includes these proteins:
- the LOC122818751 gene encoding uncharacterized protein LOC122818751, with amino-acid sequence MYGALDGDSLTNIKYVATTTIQSRITEYHFSLEFCVTGHFLYQPDSEIDISSWNLPTNTPLADERFHESRLIDLLLGAEKLWELEAIAVLPESLHPHHQICEALYTKTTVQDSHGRIIVNLPFKDDSSRLGNSAEVARRRFYDSYLRVYIRITKSDSHGRIIVNHPFKDDSSRLGNSAEVARRRFYGMESRMLKFPELRSEYVSFMQEYQALGHMSLVTNPALHESRYYIPHHCVLKPSSTSTKLRVVFDASCTTTTQLSLNDLLLVGSTVQTDLYLHLLKFRLFQYTMTANVTKMYRQVLVDPSFRKYQYIFWRNSPDAELQTFQLNTVTYGTVSSSAQFTLLD; translated from the exons ATGTATGGAGCACTGGATGGTGACTCGTTAACTAATATAAAGTACGTGGCCACAACAACCATCCAATCACGTATCACAGAATATCACTTCTCACTTGAATTCTGTGTCACCGGCCACTTCTTGTATCAGCCAGATTCTGAGATTGACATATCGTCTTGGAATCTGCCCACCAATACACCTTTGGCAGATGAAAGATTCCATGAATCTCGTCTCATCGATCTTCTATTAGGCGCTGAA AAGCTTTGGGAGCTAGAAGCCATCGCTGTCTTACCTGAGAGTCTACATCCGCATCACCAAATATGTGAGGCGCTCTATACAAAAACTACAGTTCAGGACTCCCACGGTCGCATTATAGTCAACCTTCCCTTTAAGGATGATTCCTCTCGCCTCGGAAACTCCGCTGAAGTGGCCCGTCGACGATTCTACGATTCTTACCTGAGAGTCTACATCCGCATCACCAAATCT GACTCCCACGGTCGCATTATAGTCAACCATCCCTTTAAGGATGATTCCTCTCGCCTTGGAAACTCCGCTGAAGTGGCTCGTCGACGATTCTACGGAATGGAAAGCCGCATGCTGAAATTTCCTGAGTTGAGATCCGAATATGTCTCATTCATGCAGGAATATCAGGCGCTAGGTCACATGTCATTGGTGACCAATCCAGCCCTTCACGAGTCGCGTTATTATATACCCCACCACTGCGTCTTGAAGCCCTCGAGCACGTCAACCAAATTGAGAGTGGTTTTCGACGCCTCGTGCACAACAACTACGCAACTGTCGCTTAATGACCTACTGCTTGTGGGTTCCACTGTGCAAACGGATCTTTATCTGCATCTTCTCAAATTCAGACTGTTTCAATATACCATGACAGCTAACGTGACAAAGATGTACAGGCAAGTCCTCGTCGATCCAAGCTTTCGAAAAtatcaatacattttttggagAAACTCCCCAGACGCAGAACTGCAGACGTTCCAGCTAAATACCGTCACTTACGGAACCGTATCTAGCAGTGCGCAGTTTACACTACTTGACTGA